A stretch of the Pan paniscus chromosome 2, NHGRI_mPanPan1-v2.0_pri, whole genome shotgun sequence genome encodes the following:
- the KIAA1143 gene encoding uncharacterized protein KIAA1143 homolog, whose amino-acid sequence MSKRNQVSYVRPAEPAFLARFKERVGYREGPNVETKRIQPQPPDEDGDHSDKEDEQPQVVVLKKGDLSVEEVMKIKAEIKAAKADEEPTPADGRIIYRKPVKHPSDEKYSGLTASSKKKKPNEDEVNQDSVKKNSQKQIKNSSLLSFDNEDENE is encoded by the exons ATGAGCAAGCGGAACCAGGTATCGTACGTGCGGCCAGCCGAGCCGGCGTTTCTGGCCCGCTTCAAGGAACGGGTCGGCTACAGGGAGGGACCCAACGTAGAGACTAAG AGAATTCAGCCTCAGCCCCCAGATGAAGATGGGGATCACAGTGACAAAGAAGATGAACAGCCTCAAgtggtggttttaaaaaaggGAGACCTGTCAGTTGAAGAAGTcatgaaaattaaagcagaaataaaggcTGCCAAAGCAG ATGAAGAACCAACTCCAGCTGATGGAAGAATCATATATCGAAAACCAGTCAAGCATCCCTCAGATGAAAAATATTCAGGTTTAACAGCAAgctcaaaaaagaagaagccaAATGAAGATGAAGTAAATCAGGACTCGGTCAAAAAGAActcacaaaaacaaattaaaaatagtagCCTCCTTTCTTTTGACAACGAAGATGAAAATGAGTAa